The Myxococcota bacterium genome has a segment encoding these proteins:
- a CDS encoding enoyl-CoA hydratase/isomerase family protein, whose product MRVDGRAPTDAEVDAACATLARLPAPTVAIAGPGARATPALRRLVDRFDVALESEADLARIANAVRARPLAAAALVQLLRMGETLDVPQALVAESFVYSALQAGPEFAAWRAARGAPPGLGPSSTPAVRVERFRGTLALTLDRPHKHNAFSSEMRDALALALRPARVDPGVQEIVVRGAGRSFCSGGDLDEFGTLPDPATAHLIRTTRNVARALHDLRDRVRFEVHGACIGAGCELPAFARRVVARESAFFQLPELGIGLVPGAGGTVSLPRRIGRQRTAWLALTGRRIDAPTALAWGLVDEVVLEPGVERDALA is encoded by the coding sequence GTGCGCGTCGACGGGCGTGCGCCGACCGACGCGGAGGTCGACGCCGCGTGCGCGACGCTCGCGCGGCTGCCGGCGCCGACGGTCGCGATCGCCGGGCCGGGTGCGCGCGCGACGCCCGCGCTGCGGCGGCTCGTCGACCGCTTCGACGTCGCGCTCGAGTCCGAGGCCGACCTCGCGCGCATCGCGAACGCGGTGCGCGCGCGCCCGCTCGCCGCCGCGGCGCTCGTGCAGCTGCTGCGCATGGGCGAGACGCTCGACGTGCCGCAGGCGCTCGTCGCCGAATCCTTCGTGTACTCGGCGCTGCAGGCGGGCCCCGAGTTCGCGGCGTGGCGCGCCGCGCGCGGCGCGCCGCCGGGGCTCGGCCCGAGCTCGACGCCCGCCGTCCGCGTCGAGCGCTTCCGCGGCACGCTCGCGCTCACGCTCGACCGGCCGCACAAGCACAACGCGTTCTCGAGCGAGATGCGCGATGCGCTCGCCCTCGCGCTGCGCCCGGCGCGCGTCGACCCGGGCGTGCAGGAGATCGTCGTGCGCGGCGCGGGGCGCTCGTTCTGCAGCGGCGGCGACCTCGACGAGTTCGGCACGCTTCCCGACCCGGCGACCGCGCACCTGATCCGCACGACGCGCAACGTCGCGCGCGCGCTGCACGACCTGCGCGACCGCGTGCGCTTCGAGGTGCACGGCGCGTGCATCGGCGCGGGCTGCGAGCTTCCCGCGTTCGCGCGCCGCGTCGTCGCGCGGGAGAGCGCGTTCTTCCAGCTGCCCGAGCTCGGGATCGGGCTCGTGCCGGGCGCGGGCGGCACGGTGAGCCTGCCGCGCCGCATCGGGCGCCAGCGCACGGCCTGGCTCGCGCTCACCGGGCGGCGCATCGACGCGCCGACGGCGCTCGCGTGGGGGCTCGTCGACGAGGTGGTGCTCGAGCCGGGCGTCGAGCGCGACGCGCTCGCCTGA